The DNA region AGGCGACGGCAAAACTGGCAATGTTGTCCACGAACGGCGATGACTGTTCGAGGTTCGCCGCGGCCATCTTCTTAAAGCCCGAAAGACGCTCCACCTCGATTTGCAGGTTTTGATTCAGGAACTTCTGCAGCCCCGGCAGCTTGAAGGCATTGCCCATGCCGATCACGCGGGTGATCTGCGCCTCGCGGTGCGTCGACGTGTAATACCCGACCGACCGCTGTACCTCCGACACGAGGTCCGCGAAGACCGGCCGCATCGCCTGAAAGACCTGCCGGGCGTATTTCGATGTCGCCGCGTTGCGCTTGAGCTTCTCCGCCTTCTTGAACGAAATCTTAAACGCCGAAACGAGCGCCTCCGTGAACCGGTTGCCCCCGATCGGAATCGGCCGCGACCAGATGCGATTTCCCTCCATCACGATCAGGTCCGTGGCCAGCGCGCCCATATCGAGCAGAACGCACGCCTTCTGTGGCTCCGTCCCCTGTTCAAAGCGGGCCGCGTTGTACGAGGCCATCGGACTGGTCTGAACAATGAACGGCTCGATGCCCTGATCCGTGAAGTGGATCAGATAATTGCGAATCAACTCCTTGCGGATGGCGAAGATCCCCACTTCCACGTCCGGCGAATCCTTCTCCGCGAACACCTGATAATCCCACACGACCTCGTCCAGATCGAACGGGATCTGCTGGCTCGCTTCGTACTGCACCATGTCCGGGATCTTCTTCGCTTCGACGGGGGGCATTTTCGTGAATCGCGTCAGCGTCTGTTGACCGGGTACCGAGACGACGATGCGGCTGTCTTTGAGATTGTTGCGCGAGGCAAACGTCTGCAGGGCCTTCGCGATCATCCCCGCCGCGTCGGTCTCGCCCTCGGAAAGGATCGACTCGTGCTCGACGACATCGAACGCCAGCATCTCCACGCCGTCCCCCGCATGCTGGAGCTTGATGGCCTTGAGCAGGCACTGCCCGACGTCGATCCCCCAGACGGGTTGTTTGGATGCCATGGCGATCTCCAAAAAACGGAGCGGCTGATCCGTTGTCGGGCATCCCCTTGACCAAATTACGCTTTGCGGTGCTTCACGAGTCGGCGCTGGCGGGCGGGCCGAACCGGCGGCCGGCGCCGTACCATGCGCCGCGGGCCAATCCAGCAGGGAGGGCGGGGATGCCTTGTCTCCATACTTTATCTTGCCGGAAGGTCCGCGTCAACGTCACCCCGGCTTTCTCGGACCATCGCCACGCCGAGACTACCGACTCATACGAGCAAATTCTCGATTTTCACCGGCAGTTCCCGCACGCGAACGCCCGTGGCATGGTGGACCGCCGCCGTGATCGCGGCGGCCAAGCCTGCCAGTCCGATCTCGCCGATCCCGCGTGCGCCAAGCTCATTCACCTCCTTGTCGGGGAACTCGATGAAATGAACGTCTATGGGCGGGACGTCCGCGTTGACCGCGACAATGTAGTCGGCCAGATTACTGTTGATCGGGGCGCCGCTTTGCGGGTCGTAAGTCGTGTGCTCGAACAGGGCCATGCCGATTCCCATCACGACGGCGCCCTCGATCTGGTTCCTGCCCGCCAGCGGGTTGAGGATGCGGCCGGCGTCGAAGACACTCACCACGCGGCTGACGCGCAACCGGGCAATCTCGGGCTGCCACGTGACCTCGACGAAGTGACAGCCGAACGAGTGCATGGACACCTTCGGGTTGGGCAGACCGAACGTCCCTTCTGACTTACCGTTGCCGCTGACCAGGCGGAGGTTGGCGCGGCGCAGTAAATCCGCGAACGGCACGGCGCCGGCCGAGCCGTCCGCCTTCACAAAGACCCGGCCCTCTTCGAAACCCAGATCGGTCGGCTTTCGTTTTTCGAACGGCGATCCCGGCGTCGAGGTTGCAACGGTCAGAAGCGATGCGATGGCGCTATTCGCCGCGGCGAGGACGGCCGGAACCACCGACGACGTCGCCAGCGAACCACCCGAGATGGGGCCCTCCGGAAGCGCCGTATCGCCCAGCGCCACTTCGACCTTGTCGAGTGGCACGCCGGTCTTTTGCGCGGCGAGCTGCGCGAGGATAGTGTACGTGCCGGTGCCGATGTCCTGCGTGCCGCACGCCACGCGGGCGGTGCCATCGTCGCGAAGCTGGACATTGGCGTCGGCGGGGAAGCGCCCGGCCATCCACGAACACCCGGCCATTCCCCAGCCGAGGACAAGGCCGTCGCGCTTCATCGAACCGACCTCCGGCGTGCGCTTCGACCAGCCGAACTTCTCCGCGCCGAATTCAAAACACTCGAGCAAATGGCGTGAAGAGAATGGAATCCCCAGCCCCTCGTCCATTTTCGGCTCGTTGACGACGCGCAGTTTGACGGGGTCGATCTTGAGTTGATCGGCCAGCTCATTTAGCGCCGACTCGGTCGCGTAGAGCCCGGGTACCGCGCCGGGTCCGCGCATCGGGGTGGGCGAGCCGATGTGGCGCTTGGCGCGGCCCATCGTCACGCGGAGATTGGGCACGCTGTAGTGAAACGCCGTCGATTCGCCGCAGTCTTCGTGGTAGTCATCGAGGATGGCCCGGTCGTTAACGTAGTCCTGCTGGAGTGAGACGAGCCGGCCTTCACGTGTGGCACCGAGGCGTACCCGTTGCTGGGTGCGCGGCCGATGACCGACTGTCTGGAACATCATCTTGCGGCTGATGACCAGCTTGATGGGCTTGCCCAGCTGCCGCGCCGCCGCGGCGGCCAGCGAACAATGAGTCCATGGCCACAGCTTGCACCCGAAACCCGAGCCCAGAAACTTGGTGATGACGCGGACGCGCTCCTGGGGCAGGCCGAACATTTGCGCAAGGATGCCCTGCAGGTTGGTGATTCCCTGCGAGGCCTCGTACAGCGTCAAGGTCGACCCATCCCAGATCGCGGTCGTGGCGTGCAGCTCGATGGGGTTGTGCGTCTCGGCCGGCGTGACATAGGTCTGGTCGAGCTTGATCGGTGCCTTCGCGAACGCGGCCTCGGCATCCCCGCGATGGCTATGCACGACGGGCTCGTCATCCGCCGTGAGATCGG from Phycisphaerae bacterium includes:
- a CDS encoding xanthine dehydrogenase family protein molybdopterin-binding subunit, with the protein product MQTSRDAPTASPIGRSAPRVDGPLKVSGVAQYTSDFNFPGQLYAVPVEATIANGRIEKLDTAAAEKMPGVRAILHRGNIGKIFRSIPGPGFSGICDERRPPFEDDVIRYYGQYVALAVADTFETAKAAADAVRVTYVKDKPNVATDLTADDEPVVHSHRGDAEAAFAKAPIKLDQTYVTPAETHNPIELHATTAIWDGSTLTLYEASQGITNLQGILAQMFGLPQERVRVITKFLGSGFGCKLWPWTHCSLAAAAARQLGKPIKLVISRKMMFQTVGHRPRTQQRVRLGATREGRLVSLQQDYVNDRAILDDYHEDCGESTAFHYSVPNLRVTMGRAKRHIGSPTPMRGPGAVPGLYATESALNELADQLKIDPVKLRVVNEPKMDEGLGIPFSSRHLLECFEFGAEKFGWSKRTPEVGSMKRDGLVLGWGMAGCSWMAGRFPADANVQLRDDGTARVACGTQDIGTGTYTILAQLAAQKTGVPLDKVEVALGDTALPEGPISGGSLATSSVVPAVLAAANSAIASLLTVATSTPGSPFEKRKPTDLGFEEGRVFVKADGSAGAVPFADLLRRANLRLVSGNGKSEGTFGLPNPKVSMHSFGCHFVEVTWQPEIARLRVSRVVSVFDAGRILNPLAGRNQIEGAVVMGIGMALFEHTTYDPQSGAPINSNLADYIVAVNADVPPIDVHFIEFPDKEVNELGARGIGEIGLAGLAAAITAAVHHATGVRVRELPVKIENLLV